In the Vogesella sp. XCS3 genome, CTGCCGCAGCGCCGCACTGGCGTTAGCCATAATGTGCGGGTGGCCCACCAGCGCCAGCATCTCGGCATCGTTCAGTGCGTCGCCAAAGGCGGCACAATCGGCCGGGTCGATATCCAGTTGCTGCAATACATTCAGCAAAGCACTGCCTTTGCTCACACCGGGTGCCATGGCCTCCAGATAGCAGTCTTGCGAGTAGGTCAGCGCCAGCTGGCCTTCAAAGCGGTACAGGATATCGGCTTCGATGCGCGCCAGCAGCGCCGGCTCGCCGCAGTAAACAATCTTGGCCACATCGCGGCCGTGGTAGTCGGCCAGGCTGTCCAGCTGCTCGGCCGCCTGCGCGTACCAGTCCAGACCGCCGCCGTGATAACGGCAAGCCAGACGGCGATCATCCAGATACAAGGCCATCTCCGCACCCATGGCCAGCTCGGGCTGTACCAGTTTTTGTACCAGCGCCGGCGCCAGGTTGGCCGCAGCAAACACGCTGCCATCTGGCGCGTGCACGCGCGCGCCATTGGCACTGAGCACCCAGGCGGGTACGCCCAGCTGCTGCAACAAAGCTTGCACAAAGGGGTAATGGCGACCAGTGGCCACCATGATCTGGCAGCCCGCAGCAGCGGCACGGCGCAGAGCGTCCATATTGGCAGGCAGTGGCTGCGAGTCCGCCCCCAGGAAAGTGCCATCCAGGTCGGTAATCACGGCGCGTAGCATAACAAGCTCCCATCGAATAATCTGGCACCATTGTGCACAACCATGCAGAAACAGGCAAGCAAAGCCGCGTCAAATCCCGCAACATTCGGCAAAATATTGACCATAGCCTGCCGAATGTTGCACGATGTCGCTTTGCATCACCCCCACAAGCCCAACATGACACAGCCCGCCCCGCCTGGCCTGCCCAGCGACCGCCAGACTTATATCCGCCAGCGCCTGCAGCAAGATGGCCGCGTCGTCGCCGCCGAACTGGCGCAAACACTGGGGGTGTCGGAAGACTCCATCCGCCGTGACCTGCGCGAGCTGGCCAGCAGTGGCGTCTGCCAGCGCGTGTACGGCGGCGCCATCGCCATGACGCCGAATACCGGCAACTTCAGCCAGCGCAGCCACGAGAACATCGCGCGCAAGGCCAGGTTGGCCGCAACGGCGGTACAGCTGCTACGGCCCGGGCAGTTCGTGTTCCTGGATTCGGGCACCACCAACCTGGAGATTGCCCGCGCCATCCCCGATGGCCTGCCGCTGACCATTGCCACCAACGCCATCCCGATTGCCGCCGCCCTGCTGGGGCGCAGCGCGCTGGAGGTACTGGTGGTGGGCGGCCGCATGGACCACCGCATCGGCGGCACCATGGGCAGCAGCGCGATGCTAGAAATCCAGACGCTGCGGCCGGACATCTGCTTTCTGGGCACCTGCTCGCTGGATATCGAGCTGGGTGTGGGCACCACGTTATCGGAAGAAGCCGCGCTAAAACGCGAGCTGGTACGCCACAGCAGCCAGGTAGTGCTGTGCGTCACCAACGAGAAGCTGGATACCGCCAGCCCGTTTTCGGTAGCCGCCATGGCCGACATCAGTCAGCTGGTTCTGGAAGCGGACGCCGAACCGCACAAGCTGCAACGGCTACGCGATTGCGGCGTACCGGTGCTGCTGGCCAAGGCCTGAGTCTCGGCACAGCAGGCATGAAAAAACGGCGCCGGGTTACCAGGCGCCGTTTTTGCTGGGTTGCCAGTGCGCTTACACGCGCTCGCCCCAGAGGTCGTGCTCGCTAGCGTCCACGATTTCGACCTGCACGAAGTCGCCCACGTTCAGATCGTCGGCGTCCTCGATAAACACCAGACCGTCGATTTCCGGCGCGTCGGCGTAGCTGCGGCAGATAGCCGTACCTTCTTCGTCAATCTCGTCTACCAGTACGGTCAGCGTGCGGCCAACCCGTGCCGCCAGGCGGGCGGCAGAAATTTCTGCCTGTACCGCCATGAAACGCTCTTTACGGGCTTCCTTCACGTCTTCCGGCACCGGATCGGCTAGTTCGTTGGCCGCAGCGCCCTCTACCGGCGAATAGGTGAAACAGCCTACGCGGTCCAGCTGTGCTTCTTCGATAAAAGCCAGCAGCTCTTCGAAGTCTTCTTCGGTCTCGCCTGGGAAGCCCACGATGAAGGTGGAGCGGATCACCAGGTCCGGGCAGATTTCGCGCCACTTCTTGATGCGGCCCAGCACGTTTTCGCTGTTGGCCGGGCGCTTCATCAGCTTCAGGATCTTCTGGCTGGCATGCTGGAACGGGATATCCAGATACGGCAGGATCTTGCCTTCGGCCATCAGCGGGATGATGTCGTCCACGCTCGGGTACGGATACACGTAATGCAGACGCACCCAGATGCCGTGCTTGCCCAGCTCCTCGCACAGCTCCAGCAGGCGGGTCTTGATCGGGCGGCCGTTGTAGAAGCCCAGCTTGTACTTCTGGTCCACACCGTAGGCAGACGTGTCTTGCGAGATGATCAGCAGCTCTTTCACGCCGGCCTTGGCCAGGTTGGCCGCTTCGGACAACACACTGTCGATGGCTCGGCTATCCAGGTCGCCGCGCATGGACGGGATGATGCAGAAAGTGCAGCGGTGGTTACAGCCTTCGGAAATCTTCACGTAGGCGTAGTGCTTGGGCGTGAGGCGCACGCCGATATCCGGCACCAGGTCCACAAACGGGTCGTGCGGCTTGGGCAGGTGGGTGTGTACGTGGGTCATCACCTCGTCGGTGGCGTGCGGGCCGGTAATGGCCAGCACCGACGGATGCGCTTCTTTCACCACGTCGCCCTTGGCACCCAGACAGCCGGTCACGATCACCTTGCCGTTTTCGTTGAGCGCCTCACCGATGGCATCCAGCGACTCTTGCACCGCTGCATCAATAAAACCACAGGTATTGACGACCACCAGGTCAGCACCATTGTACGTACCGGAAATTTCATAACCCTCGGCGCGCAGGCGCGTCAGGATCTGCTCGGAATCGGAAGCGGCTTTTGGACAGCCAAGACTCACGAAGCCTACTTTTGGAGCAATGTGCGACATGTAAACGTCAACCCTGTAGATCAATAAAGACAGAAAGCCGGGCGCTGCAGTGAGCGCCCGGCTAGATGGGGTGGATTATAAAAAATTCTGCGCAATAAAACTACTTGCCCGGCTCATCCTTGCCGTCTTCGCGCGCTGGCGGGTAGGCGGGGAAGCCAAAGCCGGTAAACATGGTACGCGCTTGCTCCTGCATGCGGTTTTGCATGTCCAGGAACATATTGGTGCTCTGGTCCAGGTAGCTGGACATCATGTTCTGCATGGCAGGGCCCTGGAAATTCAGGAAATCGCCCCACAGCTTGGCGCCCAGCAGCGGGTTATCCCCGTACATGGCCTTGGTTTGCTCTTGCATTTTTTGTTGCAGCTGCACAAAAACCTGCAGGTTTTTTTCCAGAAAGGGGCCCATCATGCCTTGCATGGCCTGGCCATAGAAGCGGATGAACTGTGTCAGCACTTCGTAGCTGAACATCGGCGAGCCACCGCTCTCCTCTTCCAGAATGATCTGCAGCAGTACGCCACGGGTAATGTCATCGTGGGTTTTGGCATCGACAACCTGAATGTCCACATTATCCAGCACCAGCTGCTTTACATCGCCCAGCGTGATGTAGGAACTGGTTGCAGTATCGTACAGACGACGGTTCGGGTACTTCTTGATCACCCGTTTTTCTACGCTCATGAAACACTCTCCCAGCTTATCTGTTTTGTTGTGTGCCGCCACATTACCATAAATGCAACAGCCTAGAGCAAAACTCCTAGTCAGCCAGCCGCAGCCACGCTAACATTCGATCATCATTGTGCATCGCACAAAAACACCGCTTCAAGACGGTGCGACCACAGAATATTGCTGTGCCAAACCATGCAATCAACATCTATTGTGTTACGAGGATCCCAGTATGACTACTTCTAACGAACAATTCGCCAAACTGTCCGCAAATGGCTTCGAAGCCGCTTTCCGCGTTGCACAAATCACACTGGATAGCGCCGAGCGCTTTGCCAAACTGAGCCTGGAGCTGTCCAAACAGACTCTGGAAGAAAACGTGAAGCTGGCTCGCGAGCTGGGCAGCGTGAAAGACCCGCAAGAAGCCCTGTCCCGCGTAAACAAGCTGGCCGCACAAAACCTGGAACAAGCGGTAGCCAACAGCCGCAACGTTTACGACATCGTGTCGCAAACCCAGACCGAGCTGAGCAAAGTAGCAGAAAGCAACATCGCCGACCTGAACAAAACCCTGATCGGCAACGTTGAAGCACTGACCAAAAATGCACCGGCCGGTTCCGAAGCAGCCGTCAATGCACTGAAATCCGGCCTGGCCGCCAGCGCTGCTGCCTTCAGCACCCTGAGCAAAGCCGGCCAGCAAGTAGCCGAATTTGCCGACAGCAGCGTAAAAGCTGCCACCAGCGCCACCGCCGATGCCGTAAAAGCCGCGGCCAAACGCACTGGCCCTGCTGCCTGATCGCAGGTAGACACCCTATAGAATCCCCGCCCGATGGCGGGGATTTTTCTTTGCAGCGCACACGTAGTAGCTTGCCCGCGTAAGGGTTACAATGCGCAGCATCAAGCCAACGACTGGAAGCATTGCAGCATGAAAATCAGTAGCAATTTCGACGCAGGCAGCATCGAAGTAGTAGCCATCAACGGATTTGAAGACATTCAATTGCGCATCCGTAAAGACAATGCCTCGGACTTTGCGCAATGGTTTTACTTCCGGCTGCAAGGCGCGGCATACGAAACCTGCCGCATCCGCTTTCTGGATATCCAGAACACCGCCTACCCCAAAGGCTGGGAAGGCTATCAGGCCGTCGCCTCTTACGATCGTGTCAACTGGTTCCGCGTACCTACCTATCTGGATGGCAATGAGCTGGTGATCGAGCACGCACCACTGGCAGGCAGCATCTACTACGCATATTTCGAGCCCTACTCCCACGAACAGCACCTGAACCTGATCGGCATGGCGCAAAGTTCTGGCCTATGCCAGGTCAGCGACCTGGGCTCAACCGTACAGCAGCGTGACATCAACCTGCTGACGATCGGCCACGAGGTCGAGTCTGACCTGAAAATCTGGGTTACCGCCCGCCAGCACCCGGGCGAAACCATGGCCGAATGGTTTGTGGAAGGTTTCCTGACCCGCCTGCTGGATTCGCAAGATCCCACCTCACGCGCCCTGCTGGACCGCGCCACCTTCTACGTGGTGCCCAATATGAATCCGGATGGCTCGGTACTGGGTAACCTGCGCACCAATGCTGCAGGTGCCAACCTGAACCGCGAGTGGCTGAACCCTAGCCCGGAGACCAGCCCCGAGGTTTACCATGTACGCAACAAGATGCTGGAAACCGGTGTAGACCTCTACCTGGACATCCATGGCGACGAAGCCATTCCTTATGTCTTCGTGGCTGGCACCGAAGGCGTGCCCAGCTACAGCCCACGCATTGCCGAGCTGGAGGAAAACTTCAAACAGCAACTGAAAGTAGCTTCGCCAGACTTTCAGGACGAGCACGGCTATGCGCGCGACGAACCGGGCGCGGCCAACCTGTCCATGGCCACGGCTTGGGTGGGCAACCAGTTCCAGTGCCTGGCTTACACACTGGAAATGCCGTTCAAGGACAACGACAACCTGCCGGACGACGATACCGGCTGGAACGGCCAGCGCAGCTTGCGCTTGGGCGAGGCAACGCTCAGTGCGATTTATGGCGTACTCAAAACCATACGCTAAACATAACTGCCATGAAAAAAGCCGCATAATGCGGCTTTTTTTGTACCCGAGTTACTACGATAAAGTTTTGATCAGCTCAATTTCTGCCTGGCACCAGTCAGTGCCCTTCTCGACCACCCGCCCTAGGCTGATCAGGAATACTTTGCCGCGCGCCACCATCTGGTACTGCTTGCCCATGGCATAGGTGCCAATCGAAATCAGCACCGTATTAAGCTTCTTGCCCTCGCGCAACAGCGGCACAAACAAGGCTATCTCGCCCTGATTCCACACCATATCACTAGGCGTTGCCGGGTCTACCGAGCGGCCTTCTTCGTGGCGCAGTGCCGCTGCAACAGGACGATTAGTGAGAATGTGCACACCCAGGTAAAGCTTGTCCTGACCAGGGCGCTGCAAGCGTCTTACCACCCCGAGCGACCAGTCATTATCACCACGCTGGCGAAAACCCAGCAAAGTACCCAGCGCTACCCATTCATTACCAAGGGCTGGCAAACTCAAGCCCAGCCCCGTCTCACTGCGATTATCCACATCCCAAAACGGAAACTGCTCCGCCTGTTGCTGCTGCAGCGGCAAGACTTGCCGCTCGCGCCGACGGCTGGTCACAAACCCGTAGATACGTACTTCGTCAGCGGTATCGAAATTATCGTCATTGCCACCGGCACGGCGCGTATCTTCACGAGCCTTTTCTTCCTGCTCGCGCACCAGCTTGTGCAGCTGTGCAAAACGCTGCGCCACCTCGATCTGCTGGCTATCAACCCGAACACGCTGCGCACGCTCATACAGATAGGGCCTAACCGACCATTCTCGGCATAGATAGCGCAACAAGCCCGCATCCACCCCGGCTGTCATGATGGCTTTCAGCTCGGAAGGCACCGCACCGGACTCGAAAACCGATACCCAGTTTGTCAGCTGATCGACCAGTTCTGCCGTACTCCAGACACGGATATTGCCCTTGGGCATGGCATCACGAACACGACCAGGCGGCAGACCTACCGAGAGGTTAATCATGAAGCTGGCATCGCCCTGATAGTCCTGCCCCAAGGCCATGGTATTGGAGGTAAGCAAAGATAACTGGTAGGCAAAGCGGATTTGCCGAGTAGTCAGATTCCCGCTGGTCAGCGTAGACACCATCATCAGCGACAGATACAGGTCATGAATGGTAGTGACCTCCCCCTCGCCAAACAGCTGTACCGGCACCGCATCAATATGATGCTGCTCGGCATAGGCAAATAGCTGGTTGACGTTACGCCAGAACATCTCGTCTGGCAGGAAGTGCCGATAGTATTGCCAGAGCGCAAACTCGGTGAGGTAATGCATCATGCGTGCAATGACTACCGGCAACAGGATGCGTATTGATGCCGCTGCACTGTCATCCGGATCGAAACCCATGAAACGCTGGTAAGCCGCCAGTATCTGCCGGCCGTAACCCAGTATCTGCGCACGCAGCTGTGCCTCCAGCGCCTTGGGCATACGGGTATTCAGCAAATACTGCTCGCACAGCTGCTGATGATGCACTGAAATCAGCCTGTCCAGCTCGAGTACAGCCTCAAGCGCCTCGGGGCTATAGTTTTCGCTTTGGGCGTTAAACTGCATTAGCAGCTCACTCACCTTCGCATGCGCTACCGGCCCGGTTTCACGCGCAAGCGGCGCATACCACTCGCCAATCAGCTTGACGGAGTCAAGCGGATGCGAATTTTTTTTGCTGCCAAAAGAGAAAAAATCAAGCTTGACCATAGGTTTGCGCACCAGCGTCTATATCGGCTGCACAGAATTCAATATGCTGAGTATACGCGATGATTCCGTCACAAAAAACAAAACGCCATGCATCTGCATGGCGTTTGTCTGGCAATACAACAAGCCTTATTTGATTTGCAGCGCTTCCAGTGCATGGCCAGCGTCGAGCCATGCCACAACCCACAACGGCTTGCGACCACGGCCGGTCCACGACAGGCTGGCATCGTCCGGGTGACGGTACTTGGCTTCTACCGGTTTACGGGTACCAGCAGCCGGAGCAGAACCGAGCTTGGCGGATTTACTGGCGATATCTTCGATATCCAGGCCGTGGGTGCGGATCAGCTCCAATACCTGCTTGGCAGCCTTGGCTTTTTCTTCGCTTTCGCGACGACGAATTTCAGCATCAACATCAGCACGCAGTTGCAGCAGTTCTGCAAAATCAACAGTAGACAGTTCCATTTACAACTCCCCTTGAACGAACAATATTAAACTTTAACTAAGTTAGTCACCCAGGTAACTTTAGTCAAGCTTATATTGCACAAACAAGCCATTACAATCAATCGGCATCCGGCAGATTATATGGCAAAGGCTGTTTTTCAATTACAGCATCGGGATTATCCTGCAACACCGGCTGCCCTTCCCAGGCAGTGTGCTGCAGCACCAGCAGACACGCTACACTGCCATCCGCCATTTCTGCCGCCAACACTACCCGGCCAATAACCTGATCGCCAGTAGCCGCAGTAATAATCGGCGCGCCTTCTTTTACGCTGGCACCACGCACATTAGCACGGTACAAACGGCGTTTCACTTTGCCCAGATATTGCGTGCGGGCCACGATTTCCTGCCCAGGATAGCAACCCTTCTTGAAGCTGATACCGCCCAGCAATTCCAAATTGAGCATTTGCGGCACGAATTCTTCAAACGTAGCCTGCGAAACCCACCCCAGACCGGCACGAATAAACAGATAATCAGTCGCCATGCTCCCTACCGCCTGCAGCCCCTGCTGCCAGAGCATGGCCTGAGGCTGACTTACCAGGCGCAACATCAGGCCATGACCTATCGACAACTGCAGGCCATGTTCACTCACATCGATCAAGGCAGGCTGTGCAGCCTGGGCATCTTGCTGCAGCCACAGCGCATACTGCTCTGTCACTGCGTCAATTTTCACCTTGGCGCGCAAAACAAACATACTCAAGCGACGGCGGAAACCCTCGGCAATATCCTTGCGCAGCAGCAGATAATACTGCCCATCCACACCGGCCAGAATAAAGGTGGCCTGCATGCGACCCTTCGCATTGGAATAGCTGCCCAATGTCACTCCGCCCGCCGCAATCGCCGCCACATCACAAGAAAACTGCCCCTGCAAAAATGTAGTCGCGTCGTCACCATGGATATGCAGTAAGGCGTACTTGCTCAGCAAAGAATAAGCCTGCCCGGCCTCCACTGCGGCCAACTGCTGTGCATAAGCCGGCAA is a window encoding:
- a CDS encoding M14-type cytosolic carboxypeptidase yields the protein MKISSNFDAGSIEVVAINGFEDIQLRIRKDNASDFAQWFYFRLQGAAYETCRIRFLDIQNTAYPKGWEGYQAVASYDRVNWFRVPTYLDGNELVIEHAPLAGSIYYAYFEPYSHEQHLNLIGMAQSSGLCQVSDLGSTVQQRDINLLTIGHEVESDLKIWVTARQHPGETMAEWFVEGFLTRLLDSQDPTSRALLDRATFYVVPNMNPDGSVLGNLRTNAAGANLNREWLNPSPETSPEVYHVRNKMLETGVDLYLDIHGDEAIPYVFVAGTEGVPSYSPRIAELEENFKQQLKVASPDFQDEHGYARDEPGAANLSMATAWVGNQFQCLAYTLEMPFKDNDNLPDDDTGWNGQRSLRLGEATLSAIYGVLKTIR
- the rimO gene encoding 30S ribosomal protein S12 methylthiotransferase RimO, translating into MSHIAPKVGFVSLGCPKAASDSEQILTRLRAEGYEISGTYNGADLVVVNTCGFIDAAVQESLDAIGEALNENGKVIVTGCLGAKGDVVKEAHPSVLAITGPHATDEVMTHVHTHLPKPHDPFVDLVPDIGVRLTPKHYAYVKISEGCNHRCTFCIIPSMRGDLDSRAIDSVLSEAANLAKAGVKELLIISQDTSAYGVDQKYKLGFYNGRPIKTRLLELCEELGKHGIWVRLHYVYPYPSVDDIIPLMAEGKILPYLDIPFQHASQKILKLMKRPANSENVLGRIKKWREICPDLVIRSTFIVGFPGETEEDFEELLAFIEEAQLDRVGCFTYSPVEGAAANELADPVPEDVKEARKERFMAVQAEISAARLAARVGRTLTVLVDEIDEEGTAICRSYADAPEIDGLVFIEDADDLNVGDFVQVEIVDASEHDLWGERV
- a CDS encoding folate-binding protein YgfZ, encoding MQQLIEQWLVENQGEIIEGDELRLPAYAQQLAAVEAGQAYSLLSKYALLHIHGDDATTFLQGQFSCDVAAIAAGGVTLGSYSNAKGRMQATFILAGVDGQYYLLLRKDIAEGFRRRLSMFVLRAKVKIDAVTEQYALWLQQDAQAAQPALIDVSEHGLQLSIGHGLMLRLVSQPQAMLWQQGLQAVGSMATDYLFIRAGLGWVSQATFEEFVPQMLNLELLGGISFKKGCYPGQEIVARTQYLGKVKRRLYRANVRGASVKEGAPIITAATGDQVIGRVVLAAEMADGSVACLLVLQHTAWEGQPVLQDNPDAVIEKQPLPYNLPDAD
- a CDS encoding phasin family protein codes for the protein MTTSNEQFAKLSANGFEAAFRVAQITLDSAERFAKLSLELSKQTLEENVKLARELGSVKDPQEALSRVNKLAAQNLEQAVANSRNVYDIVSQTQTELSKVAESNIADLNKTLIGNVEALTKNAPAGSEAAVNALKSGLAASAAAFSTLSKAGQQVAEFADSSVKAATSATADAVKAAAKRTGPAA
- a CDS encoding Cof-type HAD-IIB family hydrolase: MLRAVITDLDGTFLGADSQPLPANMDALRRAAAAGCQIMVATGRHYPFVQALLQQLGVPAWVLSANGARVHAPDGSVFAAANLAPALVQKLVQPELAMGAEMALYLDDRRLACRYHGGGLDWYAQAAEQLDSLADYHGRDVAKIVYCGEPALLARIEADILYRFEGQLALTYSQDCYLEAMAPGVSKGSALLNVLQQLDIDPADCAAFGDALNDAEMLALVGHPHIMANASAALRQRVPQAPVIGDHRDAAVAQALARWF
- a CDS encoding DeoR/GlpR family DNA-binding transcription regulator is translated as MTQPAPPGLPSDRQTYIRQRLQQDGRVVAAELAQTLGVSEDSIRRDLRELASSGVCQRVYGGAIAMTPNTGNFSQRSHENIARKARLAATAVQLLRPGQFVFLDSGTTNLEIARAIPDGLPLTIATNAIPIAAALLGRSALEVLVVGGRMDHRIGGTMGSSAMLEIQTLRPDICFLGTCSLDIELGVGTTLSEEAALKRELVRHSSQVVLCVTNEKLDTASPFSVAAMADISQLVLEADAEPHKLQRLRDCGVPVLLAKA
- a CDS encoding H-NS family nucleoid-associated regulatory protein; amino-acid sequence: MELSTVDFAELLQLRADVDAEIRRRESEEKAKAAKQVLELIRTHGLDIEDIASKSAKLGSAPAAGTRKPVEAKYRHPDDASLSWTGRGRKPLWVVAWLDAGHALEALQIK
- the phaR gene encoding polyhydroxyalkanoate synthesis repressor PhaR, with the protein product MSVEKRVIKKYPNRRLYDTATSSYITLGDVKQLVLDNVDIQVVDAKTHDDITRGVLLQIILEEESGGSPMFSYEVLTQFIRFYGQAMQGMMGPFLEKNLQVFVQLQQKMQEQTKAMYGDNPLLGAKLWGDFLNFQGPAMQNMMSSYLDQSTNMFLDMQNRMQEQARTMFTGFGFPAYPPAREDGKDEPGK